The window CGCGTTCGCGGCCGAACAGGAACACGCCGAGGAAGGTCGCCTCCAGCATGAACGCCATCATGCCTTCGGTCGCCAGCGGGCCGCCGAACAGTTCGCCCGCCATCGTCGCGAACGCCGCGAAGTTCGTCCCGAACTCGAATTCGAGGACGAGTCCGGTGACGGTGCCGACGACGAAACTCACCGCGAATATCTTCGTCCAGAACCGCCGTAGCTGCTCGTATCGCGGGCGGCCCGTGCGGATGTCCTTGTACGTGAAGTAGACGATGAAGGGCGCGAGCCCCATGCTCATCACGGGGAAGATGATGTGGACGATCGTCGTCAGCGCGAACTGAAGCCTGCTCGCGAGCACCGGATCGACCATTACGGACACCCCTCCGCGCGTACGCGGCGGGTTCGCCGAACGGCTCCGTACGTGCTCATACGCGGCAGTTCGTTCGACAGCCGTATCAAAAAAACGGTCGTTCCCGGCGGGTGGGAGCTCGGTGTTCCGCGGTCGTGTGCGGCGGACGACGCGGCGGCCCGTGCGAGCCGAACGGCCACAACACTCTTCGCCGCGACTGTCTGTTTCCCGTTTGAACATGGGGGTTTCAGTCCTCCTCGCCCGTTGACGCCCGCCTATGTGTTCGACGCGTCAAGCGTCGGGTACGGATGCCCGAGTACACCATCGACGCCGACTGGAGCGACCTCTTCATCGACGGGGAGTGGGTGGCGAGCGAGAGCGGCGACACCATCGCGGTCGAAGACCCCTCGACGCGCGAGACGGTCACGGAGGTGCCCGCGGCGGTCGAGGCGGACGTCGACGCCGCCTACGACGCCGCCGAAGCCGCGCAGGATGAGTGGGCGGACGCGCCGCCCGCGCGACGCGAGCAGGTCGTGCAGGACTTCCTCGACGCCCTGCACGAACACGAGGACGAGATCATCGACCTCCTGGCGCACGAGGCCGGCGGGTCGACCATCATGGGCGAGACCTCGGTGCAGATCGCGTCCGACCACGCGGCGGAAGCGGCGACGCTCCCGCGGCGGACGAAGGGCGAGCACGCGGACTCCAACATTCCCGGGAAGGAGAACATCGTGCGCCGGGAGCCGAAGGGGACGGTGACGGTCATCAGTCCGTGGAACTTCCCGCTGAACCTCTCGATGCGCGCCGTTGCGCCCGCCATCGCGTCCGGGAACACGGTCGTCCTGAAGCCCGCGACGAACACGCCCATCACGGGCGGCCTCCTGTTCGCAAAACTGTTCGAGGAGGCCGGTCTGCCGGACGGCGTGCTGAACGTCGTCGTCGGCGAGGGCTCCGAGATCGGCGACCGAGTCGCCGGCCACCCCGCCAGCGACGCGGTCGCGTTCACCGGGTCGACGTCGGTGGGGCGGCGCGTCGCCGCGACCGCCGCGGAGAACCTCGCCGTCCCCGCGATGGAACTCGGCGGGAACAACGCCCACATCGTCACCGCGGACGCCGACCTCGACCGCGCGCTCGACGGCGGGACGTTCGGGACGTTCGTCCACCAGGGCCAGGTCTGCATCTCCATCAACCGCCACCTCGTCCACGAGGACGTGTACGACGAGTACGTCGAACGGCTCACCGAGCGCGCTGAAGACCTGCCGGTCGGGAGCGCGCACGCCGACGACACCGTCGTCGGCCCCATCATCGACGAGAGCCAGCGCGACGAGATGCTCGGGTACGTGAACGAGTCCGTGGCGGAGGGCGCGACGCTCGAAACGGGCGGCGAAACCGCCGATATCGACGGCATCGAGGACTCGCTCGTCGTGAAGCCGACCGTCCTCTCCGGCGTGACGAACGACATGCCCGTCGCGGCGAACGAGCACTTCGGCCCGATCGCGCCCGTCATCCCGTTCAGCGACATC is drawn from Salarchaeum sp. JOR-1 and contains these coding sequences:
- a CDS encoding aldehyde dehydrogenase family protein, with the protein product MPEYTIDADWSDLFIDGEWVASESGDTIAVEDPSTRETVTEVPAAVEADVDAAYDAAEAAQDEWADAPPARREQVVQDFLDALHEHEDEIIDLLAHEAGGSTIMGETSVQIASDHAAEAATLPRRTKGEHADSNIPGKENIVRREPKGTVTVISPWNFPLNLSMRAVAPAIASGNTVVLKPATNTPITGGLLFAKLFEEAGLPDGVLNVVVGEGSEIGDRVAGHPASDAVAFTGSTSVGRRVAATAAENLAVPAMELGGNNAHIVTADADLDRALDGGTFGTFVHQGQVCISINRHLVHEDVYDEYVERLTERAEDLPVGSAHADDTVVGPIIDESQRDEMLGYVNESVAEGATLETGGETADIDGIEDSLVVKPTVLSGVTNDMPVAANEHFGPIAPVIPFSDIDEAVALANDTEYGLSGSVHAGDLQTGTEIAERVETGNVHVNDQPINDEAHVPFSGIGASGIGTYNSDAFLDEITEAKWISLQRDEREYPF